In Labilithrix sp., a single genomic region encodes these proteins:
- a CDS encoding sigma 54-interacting transcriptional regulator: protein MKRGPPSSPELTVPGFVLGERVAAGTGGVVYRARTEGGVAAAVKVASGHAPGSIAREAALLARVQRRWGPALLGSGEDWLALEWAPGAPLDPASFDGDRVELAAVVAHGVGRGLDELHRAGVRHGDVKPANILVHGERPTVDRAAERGATLVDLDLAADVAEGALLGGTPRYLAPEQRGGDVSTPAADLYALGLVLREVLAGTSANEPNEMSTLVDALLAPSPGARPSAAFVADTAARYLGLAQDRDETIAERRARVRRTRLAAGEGPLDPLGLSRWLVALVGPDAAHWPTIADDEEALTARLLELTARGRPEAWTFDEVSGRTGAVASSRVRDAGPALWISLARELVGARPSEEVLARAEEEVSCLGRPRVAGVGFGAGFGAGFGAAEEASGVRANAPFSDASIGDEAVRRALSALALDLAAALFRRGEVGRAFAALAQARSDDPSVLLLRAEIARRRGDLEAAERDARTACALARNVEGAADVRARNGEVASEPADAAAGAHARNAGAAPDEPADAAAGAHARNAGAAEGGDAARSLLARLAWDRGAVDEAEVLLGDAAGAAAAEMRALVAYARGGFERGLAALEGVDASGLARARLEGVRGMLEHARGRAHASVAAFQRAVERAAEAGAIVEEATYLTGLAAAAVDAGATASALSSSTRAALLWERLERPALATRAHLSRAAAYALVGAAHEAERAAREARARAGADRRAAAYARWAVVESRAPGDPLAAEEARAAHAELVSSSGASSSGTSSSEASEEDRVRAAARVLVWAPGARVDAEAIDAAASAMSAATRWEWWGARAATSNDPRPVAEIVALLDVPAPVAARGPALAAAVTSARDRGEGETVQRLEAARRLVSQVLREGAPPEHRAALAAVPWLSGIADDDERAALGAAQVGELESIVRALSSRDRLKPLLEQVLDTMVLWTGVERGLLLLRAPDGRLVPRAARNLARRDLAGDQLHLSRSLAERAMASRAAVLATDAFAQVGDLQSSVHALGLRSVLAVPLVARGDVLGVVYLDDRVRRGAFGPGELAWVRLVASQAALAIADARDQALLRRAVRRAERANARLAAELGAARAELSSDTRYRYDEIGGRSEPMRAMLKLVDRVTASDVPVLLVGESGTGKELVARAIHKNGPRGARPFVSENCGSVPEPLLESTLFGHVKGAFTGASATRAGLFDVADKGTLFLDEIGEMPLSMQTKLLRVLQDGEVRPVGGERSRRVDVRIIGATHRDLEAMVAAGTFREDLFYRLNVVNVRVPPLRERREDVPLLAARFVEKHAGGKKVKITRAAIDRLAAFPWPGNVRQLENEVRRALVLADDRIDVAELSEEVSRGGPAAAREAGMGLKARVDALETELVKDALQKTKGNQTRAAEILGVSRFGLQKMMRRLGITPP from the coding sequence GTGAAGCGCGGCCCGCCATCGTCACCGGAGTTGACGGTCCCCGGCTTCGTGCTCGGCGAGCGCGTCGCGGCGGGGACCGGCGGCGTGGTCTATCGCGCCCGCACCGAGGGCGGTGTGGCGGCGGCGGTGAAGGTCGCGAGCGGTCACGCGCCGGGCTCGATCGCGCGCGAGGCCGCGCTCCTCGCGCGCGTGCAGCGGCGCTGGGGGCCGGCGCTCTTGGGGAGCGGCGAGGACTGGCTCGCGCTCGAGTGGGCGCCAGGCGCTCCGCTCGATCCGGCGTCGTTCGACGGCGATCGGGTCGAGCTCGCGGCCGTCGTCGCGCACGGCGTGGGGCGTGGGCTCGACGAGCTGCATCGCGCCGGCGTCCGTCACGGCGACGTGAAGCCGGCGAACATCCTCGTGCACGGCGAGAGGCCGACGGTGGACCGCGCCGCGGAGCGCGGGGCCACGCTCGTCGATCTCGATCTCGCGGCCGACGTCGCGGAGGGCGCGCTGCTCGGCGGCACGCCGCGCTACCTCGCGCCGGAGCAGCGCGGCGGTGACGTGTCGACGCCGGCGGCGGACCTCTACGCGCTCGGCCTCGTGCTGCGCGAGGTGCTGGCGGGGACCTCGGCGAACGAGCCGAACGAGATGAGCACGCTCGTCGATGCGCTCCTCGCGCCGTCGCCGGGCGCGCGGCCGTCGGCGGCGTTCGTGGCGGACACCGCCGCGCGTTACCTCGGGCTGGCGCAGGACCGCGACGAGACGATCGCCGAACGCCGCGCGCGGGTGCGGCGCACGAGGCTGGCGGCGGGCGAGGGGCCGCTGGATCCGCTCGGTCTCTCGCGCTGGCTCGTCGCGCTCGTCGGTCCGGACGCCGCGCACTGGCCGACGATCGCGGACGACGAGGAGGCCCTCACCGCGCGGCTGCTCGAGCTCACGGCGCGGGGTCGCCCGGAGGCGTGGACGTTCGACGAGGTGAGCGGCCGCACCGGCGCGGTCGCGTCGTCGCGCGTGCGCGACGCGGGGCCGGCGCTGTGGATCTCGCTCGCGCGTGAGCTTGTGGGCGCGAGGCCGAGCGAGGAGGTCCTCGCGCGCGCGGAGGAGGAGGTGAGCTGCCTTGGCCGGCCTCGTGTGGCGGGCGTGGGCTTCGGCGCGGGCTTCGGCGCGGGCTTCGGCGCGGCGGAGGAGGCGAGCGGCGTGCGCGCGAACGCGCCTTTCAGCGATGCGTCTATTGGCGACGAGGCGGTGCGGCGGGCGCTCTCCGCGCTTGCGCTCGATCTCGCGGCCGCGCTGTTTCGTCGCGGCGAGGTCGGGCGTGCCTTCGCGGCGCTCGCGCAGGCGCGCAGCGACGACCCTTCCGTGCTGCTGCTGCGCGCCGAGATCGCAAGACGCCGCGGCGACCTGGAAGCCGCCGAGCGCGACGCAAGGACGGCGTGCGCGCTCGCGCGCAACGTGGAAGGGGCGGCGGACGTGCGAGCGCGCAACGGTGAAGTGGCGAGCGAGCCCGCGGACGCCGCGGCGGGTGCGCACGCGCGCAACGCGGGCGCGGCACCGGACGAGCCCGCGGACGCCGCGGCGGGTGCGCACGCGCGCAACGCGGGCGCGGCGGAGGGAGGCGATGCGGCGCGTTCGCTGCTTGCGCGGCTTGCGTGGGATCGTGGTGCGGTCGACGAGGCGGAGGTGCTCCTTGGGGACGCCGCGGGGGCGGCGGCGGCGGAGATGCGTGCGCTCGTCGCGTATGCGCGCGGCGGGTTCGAGCGCGGGCTCGCGGCGCTCGAGGGGGTGGACGCCTCCGGGCTCGCGCGGGCTCGCCTCGAGGGCGTGCGCGGGATGCTCGAGCACGCGCGCGGCCGTGCGCACGCGAGCGTCGCGGCGTTCCAGCGTGCGGTGGAGCGCGCGGCGGAGGCGGGGGCGATCGTCGAGGAGGCGACGTACCTGACCGGGCTCGCCGCGGCGGCGGTCGACGCGGGCGCGACCGCGAGCGCGCTCTCGTCGTCGACGCGCGCCGCGCTCTTGTGGGAGCGCCTCGAACGGCCGGCCCTCGCGACGCGCGCGCACCTCTCGCGCGCCGCGGCCTACGCGCTCGTCGGCGCGGCGCACGAGGCGGAGCGTGCCGCGCGTGAGGCGCGCGCACGCGCGGGCGCCGATCGACGCGCCGCCGCCTATGCGCGCTGGGCGGTCGTGGAGTCGCGGGCGCCCGGCGATCCGCTCGCGGCGGAGGAGGCGCGCGCCGCGCACGCCGAGCTGGTCTCGTCTTCAGGGGCCTCGTCTTCGGGGACCTCGTCTTCGGAGGCCTCGGAGGAAGACCGCGTGCGTGCGGCGGCGCGCGTGCTCGTGTGGGCGCCGGGAGCGCGGGTGGACGCGGAGGCGATCGACGCCGCCGCCTCCGCGATGAGCGCGGCGACGCGCTGGGAGTGGTGGGGGGCGCGCGCGGCGACCTCGAACGATCCGCGGCCGGTCGCGGAGATCGTGGCGCTCCTCGACGTGCCGGCCCCCGTCGCGGCGCGAGGGCCCGCGCTCGCGGCCGCCGTCACGAGCGCGCGCGATCGCGGGGAAGGCGAGACGGTGCAGCGCCTCGAGGCCGCGCGCCGGCTCGTCTCGCAGGTCCTGCGCGAAGGCGCTCCGCCCGAGCACCGCGCCGCGCTCGCCGCGGTGCCGTGGCTCTCCGGCATCGCCGACGACGACGAGCGTGCGGCCCTCGGCGCGGCGCAGGTCGGGGAGCTCGAGTCGATCGTGCGCGCGCTGTCGTCGCGCGATCGCCTGAAGCCGCTCCTCGAGCAGGTCCTCGACACGATGGTGCTGTGGACCGGCGTCGAGCGCGGGCTCTTGCTCCTGCGCGCGCCCGACGGCCGCCTCGTGCCGCGCGCGGCGCGGAACCTCGCGCGGCGCGATCTCGCGGGCGATCAGCTGCACCTCTCGCGGAGCCTCGCCGAGCGCGCGATGGCGTCGCGCGCGGCGGTCCTCGCCACCGACGCGTTCGCGCAGGTCGGCGATCTCCAGTCGTCGGTGCACGCGCTCGGTCTTCGCAGCGTGCTCGCGGTGCCGCTCGTCGCGCGCGGCGACGTCCTCGGCGTCGTGTACCTCGACGACCGCGTGCGGCGCGGCGCCTTCGGGCCCGGCGAGCTCGCGTGGGTGCGGCTCGTCGCGAGCCAGGCCGCGCTCGCGATCGCGGACGCGCGCGATCAGGCGCTCTTGCGGCGCGCGGTGCGGCGGGCGGAGCGCGCGAACGCACGCCTCGCGGCGGAGCTCGGCGCGGCGCGGGCGGAGCTCTCGAGCGACACGCGGTATCGCTACGACGAGATCGGCGGGCGCAGCGAGCCGATGCGCGCGATGCTCAAGCTCGTCGACCGCGTCACCGCGAGCGACGTCCCGGTCTTGCTCGTCGGCGAGTCGGGCACGGGCAAGGAGCTCGTCGCGCGCGCGATCCACAAGAACGGCCCGCGCGGCGCGCGCCCCTTCGTCAGCGAAAATTGCGGCTCCGTGCCCGAGCCGCTGCTCGAGTCCACCCTGTTCGGCCACGTGAAGGGCGCCTTCACCGGCGCCTCCGCCACACGCGCGGGCCTCTTCGACGTCGCCGACAAGGGCACGCTCTTCCTCGACGAGATCGGCGAGATGCCGCTCTCGATGCAGACGAAGCTGCTCCGCGTGCTGCAAGACGGCGAGGTGCGTCCCGTCGGCGGTGAGCGCTCACGCCGCGTCGACGTCCGAATCATCGGCGCGACGCATCGCGACCTCGAGGCGATGGTCGCGGCGGGGACGTTCCGCGAGGACCTCTTCTATCGTCTCAACGTGGTGAACGTCCGCGTCCCCCCGCTCCGCGAGCGGCGCGAGGACGTCCCGCTCCTCGCCGCGCGCTTCGTCGAGAAACACGCGGGCGGGAAGAAGGTGAAGATCACGCGCGCGGCGATCGACCGCCTCGCGGCGTTCCCGTGGCCGGGCAACGTGCGGCAGCTCGAGAACGAGGTGCGTCGCGCGCTCGTCCTCGCCGACGATCGCATCGACGTCGCGGAGCTCTCGGAGGAGGTCTCGCGCGGAGGCCCCGCCGCCGCGCGCGAAGCGGGCATGGGCCTCAAGGCCCGCGTCGACGCGCTCGAGACCGAGCTCGTGAAGGACGCCCTCCAGAAGACGAAGGGCAACCAAACCCGCGCCGCCGAAATCCTCGGCGTCTCCCGCTTCGGCCTCCAGAAGATGATGCGCCGCCTCGGAATCACGCCGCCGTGA
- a CDS encoding ferritin-like domain-containing protein produces the protein MATTSEERTGGPGAVITRTGDPDYDFGGATFDLDKPEDREIVRFILSQALFGEATGVYCGKSLYAAGSLEAAKFYVRQAKQELAHLGLFADIFRTLDMKPMPAHPVVKLLAAHNNYYPLKVLMEHAIGEGMVLDIFKDLLMQTLPDSDPRVPPIKKKLRLVCREEEEHIAWGEKETRRLLAEKPWLRTPYYGLLELQMSVLPLLVRAFEKRAGEHPVLKHLPGFLAHVQRRVYAQGKELGFVPPERPGIAKRAAAMGMGLAVFARSQVARSHSRLEKIYIDELGLG, from the coding sequence ATGGCGACGACGAGCGAAGAACGCACGGGGGGCCCCGGCGCGGTCATCACGCGGACCGGCGATCCCGACTACGACTTCGGCGGCGCGACGTTCGACCTCGACAAGCCCGAGGACCGCGAGATCGTGCGGTTCATCCTCTCGCAGGCGCTCTTCGGCGAGGCGACGGGCGTGTACTGCGGGAAGTCGCTCTACGCCGCGGGCTCGCTCGAGGCGGCGAAGTTCTACGTGCGCCAGGCGAAGCAGGAGCTCGCGCACCTCGGGCTCTTCGCGGACATCTTCCGCACGCTCGACATGAAGCCGATGCCGGCGCACCCGGTCGTGAAGCTGCTCGCGGCGCACAACAACTACTACCCGCTGAAGGTGCTCATGGAGCACGCGATCGGCGAAGGCATGGTCCTCGACATCTTCAAGGACCTCCTCATGCAGACGCTGCCCGACTCCGACCCGCGCGTGCCGCCGATCAAGAAGAAGCTCCGGCTCGTGTGCCGCGAGGAGGAGGAGCACATCGCGTGGGGAGAGAAGGAGACGCGCCGCTTGCTCGCCGAGAAGCCGTGGCTGCGGACGCCGTACTACGGGCTCCTCGAGCTCCAGATGAGCGTGCTCCCGCTCCTCGTGCGCGCGTTCGAGAAGCGCGCCGGCGAGCATCCGGTGCTGAAGCACCTCCCCGGCTTCCTCGCGCACGTCCAGCGCCGCGTCTACGCCCAGGGCAAGGAGCTCGGCTTCGTCCCCCCGGAACGCCCCGGCATCGCGAAGCGCGCCGCGGCGATGGGCATGGGCCTCGCCGTGTTCGCGCGAAGCCAGGTCGCCCGCAGCCACTCACGCCTCGAGAAGATCTACATCGACGAGCTCGGCCTCGGCTGA
- a CDS encoding thiol-disulfide oxidoreductase DCC family protein: protein MSHTGPVVLFDGVCNLCNAAVQFMIDRDPAERLRFAPLQSDVGNELLTAAMGAEAAKALRDGATGDGDPDSIVLVEDGKAWTHSSAALQIARRMRFPWTLAVMLYVFPRFLRDVVYRFIARNRYRWFGKSDTCRIPTPELRARFLA from the coding sequence GTGAGCCATACGGGGCCGGTCGTCTTGTTCGATGGGGTCTGCAACCTCTGCAACGCCGCGGTGCAGTTCATGATCGATCGGGATCCGGCGGAGCGGCTCAGGTTCGCGCCGCTGCAGTCGGACGTCGGGAACGAGCTGCTCACGGCGGCGATGGGGGCCGAGGCGGCGAAGGCGCTGCGCGACGGCGCGACGGGGGACGGCGATCCGGACTCGATCGTGCTCGTCGAGGACGGGAAGGCCTGGACGCACTCGAGCGCGGCGCTCCAGATCGCGCGGCGGATGCGCTTTCCGTGGACGCTCGCGGTGATGCTCTACGTGTTCCCGCGGTTCTTGCGCGACGTCGTGTACCGCTTCATCGCGCGGAACCGCTACCGATGGTTCGGGAAGTCGGACACGTGCCGGATCCCGACGCCCGAGCTCCGAGCGCGCTTCCTGGCCTGA
- a CDS encoding sigma 54-interacting transcriptional regulator: MTRESVPETQVEAHDRRPVASFRLVCTEGPERGRSFTVSADATGRVLVGSSSACAIKLADPLVSRRHAALEVHGPSLHVTDLGSKNGTFTNEVAIVEASLWGGETLRLGGTSFRVDVEDEISTAPVSDQSRFGRLIGSSRTMRRLYPFFEQLAASSLPLLIEGDTGTGKELLAESLHEAGPRANGPFVVFDGAQTAAGAIEPTLFGDGSRAGIFEQADGGSLLLDEVGELDAQVQRKLLRVLERGEVQRGGTNEARKVDVRILASTRLDLDKLVQEGAFREDLYYRLVVSRVELPPLRKRSGDVAELARHFWRELGGAGEPSSTLLTQLARHPWPGNVRELKNRIARLVAFGSEEELAPPISTQTPAAPAQGELAAPVRGGLAAPVRGEAAAHAVVADVMHATLFERVLAKDLPLARARELVVNEFEKAYVERVLAQHGGSVAKAAAASGLARRYFQLLRAKRSPRG, translated from the coding sequence GTGACTCGAGAAAGTGTCCCCGAGACGCAGGTCGAAGCGCACGACCGGCGGCCCGTCGCGAGCTTCCGGCTCGTCTGTACCGAAGGGCCCGAGCGGGGGCGCTCCTTCACCGTGTCCGCCGACGCGACCGGTCGCGTGCTCGTCGGGTCGAGCAGCGCGTGCGCGATCAAGCTCGCCGATCCGCTCGTGTCGCGCCGTCACGCCGCGCTCGAGGTCCACGGTCCGAGCCTCCACGTCACCGATCTCGGATCGAAGAACGGGACCTTCACGAACGAGGTCGCGATCGTCGAGGCCTCGCTCTGGGGCGGCGAGACGTTGCGGCTCGGCGGTACGTCGTTCCGCGTCGACGTCGAGGACGAGATCTCCACCGCGCCGGTGTCGGACCAGAGCCGCTTCGGGCGCCTCATCGGATCGTCGCGCACGATGCGGCGGCTCTATCCGTTCTTCGAGCAGCTCGCGGCGTCGAGCCTGCCGCTCCTCATCGAAGGAGACACCGGCACCGGGAAGGAGCTCCTCGCCGAGTCGCTCCACGAGGCGGGGCCGCGCGCGAACGGGCCGTTCGTCGTGTTCGACGGCGCGCAGACGGCCGCGGGCGCGATCGAGCCGACCCTCTTCGGCGACGGCTCCCGCGCCGGGATCTTCGAGCAGGCCGACGGCGGCTCGCTCCTCCTCGACGAGGTCGGCGAGCTCGACGCGCAGGTCCAGCGGAAGCTCCTCCGCGTGCTCGAGCGCGGAGAGGTGCAGCGCGGCGGCACGAACGAGGCGCGCAAGGTCGACGTCCGCATCCTGGCCTCGACGCGGCTCGACCTCGACAAGCTCGTGCAGGAGGGGGCGTTCCGCGAGGACCTCTATTACCGGCTCGTCGTCTCGCGCGTGGAGCTGCCGCCGCTGCGGAAGCGGAGCGGCGACGTCGCGGAGCTCGCGCGCCATTTCTGGCGCGAGCTCGGCGGCGCGGGCGAGCCGAGCAGCACGCTCCTCACGCAGCTCGCGCGCCATCCGTGGCCCGGCAACGTCCGCGAGCTCAAGAACCGCATCGCGCGCCTCGTCGCGTTCGGGAGCGAAGAGGAGCTCGCGCCGCCCATCTCCACGCAGACGCCCGCCGCGCCCGCGCAGGGTGAGTTGGCGGCGCCCGTGCGGGGTGGGTTGGCGGCGCCCGTGCGGGGCGAGGCGGCGGCGCACGCGGTCGTTGCGGACGTGATGCACGCGACGTTGTTCGAGCGTGTGCTCGCGAAGGACCTTCCGCTCGCGCGTGCGCGTGAGCTCGTGGTGAACGAGTTCGAGAAGGCGTACGTCGAGCGCGTGCTCGCGCAGCACGGCGGCAGCGTCGCGAAGGCGGCGGCCGCGTCGGGCCTCGCGCGCCGCTACTTCCAGCTCCTCCGCGCAAAGCGCTCCCCGCGAGGTTGA
- a CDS encoding serine/threonine protein kinase encodes MARPAQSSMVIGRYTLFAALASGGMGTVHLATCDEGGGTHVVAVKRLHPHLRTDKDFATMLLDEARLAVSIRHPNVVEVVDIVSTATDLLLVMEYVAGLSLHELITHGLTGRRRVAVPLPVAMAIAIDGLHGLHAAHEALGDNGQPLGLIHRDVSPQNLLVDTSGVTKLTDFGVAKAAGRLRSTHDGTIRGKIAYMSPEQVADSELDARSDIYSFAVVLWELLAGRPMFEADSDVALFGKAMRGPTERVAEVVPDLPAAIDAAIWRALARDPRRRFPTAQAFADALVAAYGPVDRAVVAEWMKSRAPHLLDERARTVDGLIAHEHEEDTITDTITDLVPTTLTPRHEAPLLDPDALITHPIPTPRYPIAIADSNIAAVVAAPPSPPPSPPRDRRMAFALVGVGASSVIALALVLGGGGGGGGGGGEAPVPAPAPASAPPPAHAAAPAASSPPPVVLAPPPPLENEPPVVLTPPPRPENEPPSPSARAQQPSEPAARARVTTGARPSTTVRTRAPAKKDPKADCNPPYTEDEQGKHFKPWCLR; translated from the coding sequence GTGGCCCGGCCGGCGCAATCCAGCATGGTCATCGGGCGGTATACGCTCTTCGCTGCCCTCGCGTCGGGGGGAATGGGCACCGTGCACCTCGCGACTTGTGACGAGGGGGGCGGCACGCACGTCGTCGCGGTGAAGCGGCTGCATCCGCACCTCCGCACCGACAAGGACTTCGCGACGATGCTCCTCGACGAGGCGCGGCTCGCGGTGAGCATCCGCCATCCGAACGTCGTCGAGGTCGTCGACATCGTGTCCACCGCCACCGATCTCCTCCTCGTGATGGAGTACGTCGCGGGCCTCTCGCTCCACGAGCTCATCACGCACGGCCTCACCGGCCGGCGTCGCGTCGCGGTGCCGTTGCCGGTCGCGATGGCGATCGCGATCGACGGTCTCCACGGTCTCCACGCCGCGCACGAGGCGCTCGGCGACAACGGGCAGCCGCTCGGCCTCATCCATCGCGACGTGTCTCCGCAGAACCTCCTCGTCGACACGAGCGGCGTGACGAAGCTCACCGACTTCGGCGTCGCGAAGGCGGCCGGCCGCTTGCGGTCGACGCACGACGGGACCATCCGCGGAAAGATCGCGTACATGTCCCCGGAGCAGGTCGCCGACTCCGAGCTCGACGCGCGCTCCGACATCTACAGCTTCGCGGTCGTGCTCTGGGAGCTCCTCGCGGGCCGGCCGATGTTCGAAGCGGACAGCGACGTCGCGCTGTTCGGCAAGGCGATGCGCGGTCCCACCGAGCGCGTCGCCGAGGTCGTCCCCGACCTGCCGGCTGCGATCGACGCCGCGATCTGGCGTGCGCTCGCGCGCGATCCACGCCGCCGCTTCCCGACCGCGCAAGCGTTCGCCGACGCCCTCGTCGCCGCCTACGGCCCCGTCGATCGCGCCGTCGTCGCGGAATGGATGAAGTCCCGCGCCCCGCACCTCCTCGACGAACGCGCGCGCACGGTCGACGGGCTCATCGCGCACGAGCACGAAGAGGACACGATCACGGACACGATCACGGACCTCGTCCCCACGACGCTGACGCCGCGCCACGAGGCGCCGCTCCTCGATCCGGACGCGCTCATCACGCACCCGATCCCGACGCCGCGCTACCCGATCGCGATCGCCGACTCGAACATCGCCGCCGTCGTCGCGGCGCCGCCGTCGCCGCCGCCGTCGCCGCCGCGCGATCGGCGCATGGCCTTCGCGCTCGTCGGCGTCGGCGCTTCGTCGGTGATCGCGCTCGCGCTCGTCCTCGGTGGAGGCGGAGGCGGAGGCGGAGGTGGAGGCGAGGCGCCCGTGCCCGCGCCCGCGCCCGCGTCCGCGCCGCCGCCTGCGCACGCGGCGGCGCCCGCCGCGTCGTCGCCGCCGCCAGTCGTGCTCGCTCCGCCCCCGCCGCTCGAGAACGAGCCGCCGGTCGTGCTCACTCCGCCCCCGCGGCCCGAGAACGAGCCGCCGTCTCCCTCCGCCCGCGCGCAGCAGCCCAGCGAGCCCGCGGCGCGGGCGCGCGTGACGACCGGCGCGCGTCCGTCGACGACGGTGCGTACCCGTGCCCCGGCGAAGAAAGATCCGAAGGCTGACTGCAATCCGCCGTATACGGAGGACGAGCAGGGGAAACACTTCAAGCCGTGGTGTCTTCGTTGA
- a CDS encoding carboxypeptidase regulatory-like domain-containing protein, with translation MSSLKVAAAVAVAALVVALPAPATADEVDRCVAASEKGQKDRRAGRLLDARSAFLVCASEKCPAIVRSTCAEWTEQALAAIPSVVVAVVDPDRRDVVDARVSIDGKEVALGRAVNLDPGPHSVAVEASGFEAHAQPIVAREGERGRSVVVVLARRPEKQEPPALAPQRESNVPTLTWVAGGLAVAALGSFAFFGSTGRARAGELRDTCSPACAESERDAVRTRYIVADVSLIAAVVFGGLGVWSYLRAAESR, from the coding sequence GTGTCTTCGTTGAAAGTCGCGGCGGCCGTTGCGGTCGCCGCCCTCGTCGTCGCGCTCCCCGCGCCGGCGACCGCCGACGAGGTCGATCGCTGCGTCGCGGCGTCGGAGAAGGGCCAGAAGGACCGCCGCGCCGGCCGCCTGCTCGACGCGCGCTCCGCCTTCCTCGTCTGCGCCTCGGAGAAGTGCCCCGCGATCGTCCGCTCCACGTGCGCGGAGTGGACCGAGCAAGCCCTCGCCGCGATCCCGTCCGTCGTCGTCGCGGTCGTCGATCCGGATCGCCGCGACGTCGTCGACGCGCGTGTGTCGATCGACGGCAAGGAGGTCGCCCTCGGCCGCGCGGTGAACCTCGATCCGGGCCCGCACTCCGTCGCGGTGGAGGCGAGCGGCTTCGAGGCTCACGCGCAGCCCATCGTCGCGCGCGAAGGCGAGCGCGGACGATCCGTCGTCGTCGTGCTCGCGCGAAGACCCGAGAAGCAGGAGCCGCCGGCGCTGGCGCCGCAACGCGAGTCGAACGTCCCGACCCTCACCTGGGTCGCGGGCGGGCTCGCCGTCGCGGCGCTCGGGAGCTTCGCGTTCTTCGGGTCGACCGGGCGTGCGCGCGCGGGCGAGCTGCGCGACACGTGCTCGCCGGCGTGCGCCGAGTCGGAGCGCGACGCGGTGCGGACGCGTTACATCGTCGCCGACGTGTCGCTCATCGCCGCCGTCGTCTTCGGCGGGCTCGGGGTGTGGTCCTACCTCAGGGCGGCAGAGTCACGTTGA
- a CDS encoding cytochrome c — protein MTLRPLLCAALVVSALVACSQPSLIGAEEPAADVSEVNDDEEKKAATLERFERDGSVFDSAPPEGSGEGTLLFQPSLEYSGFDGEHTFKVPISIHGSGSDLVLTADDPSAVTIAKASLVDATGDKGLYYMITPKKAGLVTLTARSRGQTAEAEIHVASYAPSRWAAGEKRYLEGGGGAPPCAQCHGGGEGIDHSPAAIASITDAEVARIVTAGEKPGFVPIEGVKHAWEVSDAERQGLVTYLRGLDPRGFR, from the coding sequence ATGACGCTCCGCCCGCTCCTCTGCGCAGCCCTCGTCGTGTCCGCGCTCGTCGCTTGCTCGCAGCCTTCGCTCATCGGCGCAGAGGAGCCGGCGGCCGACGTCTCCGAGGTCAACGACGACGAAGAGAAGAAGGCAGCGACGCTCGAGCGCTTCGAGCGCGACGGCAGCGTCTTCGACTCGGCGCCGCCGGAGGGCTCGGGGGAAGGCACGCTCCTCTTCCAGCCGTCGCTCGAGTACTCGGGCTTCGACGGAGAGCACACGTTCAAGGTGCCGATCTCGATCCACGGCAGCGGCAGCGACCTCGTCCTCACCGCCGACGATCCGAGCGCGGTGACGATCGCGAAGGCGTCGCTCGTCGACGCGACCGGCGACAAGGGCCTCTACTACATGATCACGCCGAAGAAGGCGGGGCTCGTCACGCTCACGGCGAGGTCGCGCGGGCAGACGGCGGAGGCGGAGATCCACGTCGCGAGCTACGCGCCGTCGCGCTGGGCCGCAGGCGAGAAGCGCTACCTCGAAGGTGGCGGCGGCGCGCCGCCGTGCGCGCAGTGCCACGGCGGCGGGGAGGGCATCGATCACTCGCCGGCCGCGATCGCGTCGATCACCGACGCCGAGGTCGCGCGCATCGTGACCGCCGGCGAAAAGCCGGGCTTCGTCCCGATCGAAGGCGTGAAGCACGCGTGGGAGGTGAGCGACGCCGAGCGGCAAGGCCTCGTCACGTACCTCCGCGGGCTCGATCCGCGCGGCTTCCGCTGA